GCTGAAGAACAATTATGTCGAGGATGATGAGAACATGTTTAGGTTCAACTACTCGAAGGAGTTTCTTAGGTGGGCTTTGCACCCTCCTGGTTACTACAAGAGCTGGCATATCGGGGTTCGTGCAAAGACTAATAAGAAGCTGGTTGCTTTCATTACTGGTGTTCCTGCTAGAATCCGGGTCCGTGATGCAATCGTGAAAATGGCTGAGATTAATTTCTTATGTGTGCATAAGAAGCTGAGGTCGAAGAGACTTGCACCAGTTATGATCAAGGAGGTCACGAGGAGGGTGCATTTGGAGAACATATGGCAAGCAGCTTACACCGCTGGAGTTGTTCTTCCAACTCCGATAACAACTTGCCAGTACTGGCATAGGTCTTTGAACCCAAAGAAGCTTATTGATGTTGGGTTTTCAAGGCTTGGTGCGAGGATGACTATGAGCCGAACCATAAAACTATACAAGCTGCCAGATTCACCCGCTACTCCTGGATTCAGAAAAATGGAACTTCGTGATGTTCCTGCTGTTACTCGGCTGCTAAGGAACTACTTGAGCCAGTTTGTGGTCGCACCAGATTTCGATGAAAACGACGTCGAGCATTGGCTTCTTCCAGAGGAGAATGTGGTGGACAGTTACTTGGTTGAGAGCCCAGAGAATCATGACATCACTGA
Above is a window of Malus sylvestris chromosome 15, drMalSylv7.2, whole genome shotgun sequence DNA encoding:
- the LOC126603620 gene encoding glycylpeptide N-tetradecanoyltransferase 1 encodes the protein MSDNNSPPGSPKEADHDSDANQLVKDDSSLETIVRKFQDSMSVGKKHTFWETQPVGQFKDLGDVSLPEGPIEPPTPLSEVKQEPYNLPTQYEWTTCDLDSEDTCTEVYNLLKNNYVEDDENMFRFNYSKEFLRWALHPPGYYKSWHIGVRAKTNKKLVAFITGVPARIRVRDAIVKMAEINFLCVHKKLRSKRLAPVMIKEVTRRVHLENIWQAAYTAGVVLPTPITTCQYWHRSLNPKKLIDVGFSRLGARMTMSRTIKLYKLPDSPATPGFRKMELRDVPAVTRLLRNYLSQFVVAPDFDENDVEHWLLPEENVVDSYLVESPENHDITDFCSFYTLPSSILGNQTYSILKAAYSYYNVSTKTPLLQLMNDALIVAKQKDFDVFNALDVMQNESFLKELKFGPGDGQLHYYLYNYRMRNALKPSELGLVLL